A single region of the Paraburkholderia megapolitana genome encodes:
- a CDS encoding YbaB/EbfC family nucleoid-associated protein, giving the protein MMKGQLAGLMKQAQQMQENMKKMQEQLALIEVEGQSGAGLVKVTMTCKNDVRRVSIDPSLLADDKDMLEDLVAAAFNDAVRKAEATAQEKMGGMTSGLPLPPGFKLPF; this is encoded by the coding sequence ATGATGAAAGGCCAACTCGCCGGGCTGATGAAGCAGGCCCAGCAGATGCAGGAAAACATGAAGAAGATGCAGGAGCAACTCGCGCTGATCGAGGTCGAGGGCCAGTCGGGCGCCGGTCTCGTGAAGGTGACGATGACCTGCAAGAACGACGTGCGCCGCGTATCGATCGATCCGAGCCTGCTCGCCGACGACAAGGACATGCTCGAAGACCTCGTCGCCGCGGCGTTCAACGACGCCGTACGCAAGGCCGAAGCCACCGCGCAGGAAAAGATGGGCGGCATGACTTCGGGTCTGCCGTTGCCGCCGGGCTTCAAGCTGCCTTTCTGA
- the recR gene encoding recombination mediator RecR — MKQPSALSALVEALRVLPGVGPKSAQRMAYHLMQHDREGAEKLGRSLLFATEHLQHCEKCNTFTEAQICEVCSDTERDTTLLCVVETPADQIMLEQTMTYRGLYFVLMGRLSPLDGIGPKEIHFDRLVRRATDGIVKEVVLATNFTNEGEATAHYLGQTLKARGLSVTRLARGVPVGGELEYVDAGTIARAMLDRRSL, encoded by the coding sequence ATGAAACAACCTTCCGCCCTGTCGGCGCTCGTCGAGGCGCTGCGCGTATTGCCAGGCGTCGGGCCGAAATCCGCGCAACGCATGGCATATCACCTGATGCAGCACGACCGCGAAGGTGCGGAGAAACTCGGTCGCTCGCTATTGTTCGCGACCGAGCATCTGCAGCATTGCGAGAAGTGCAACACGTTTACCGAAGCGCAGATCTGCGAGGTCTGCAGCGACACGGAGCGAGACACAACGCTGCTGTGCGTGGTCGAAACGCCGGCCGACCAGATCATGCTCGAACAGACCATGACCTACCGTGGTCTGTATTTCGTGCTGATGGGGCGGCTGAGTCCGCTCGACGGTATCGGTCCGAAGGAGATTCATTTCGATCGACTCGTCAGACGCGCCACCGACGGCATCGTGAAAGAGGTCGTGCTTGCCACCAACTTCACGAACGAAGGCGAGGCTACCGCGCACTATCTCGGACAGACGCTCAAGGCGCGCGGCCTGAGCGTCACGCGTCTCGCGCGCGGCGTGCCGGTGGGCGGTGAACTTGAATACGTCGACGCCGGCACGATTGCGCGCGCAATGCTCGACCGACGCTCGCTATAA
- a CDS encoding CaiB/BaiF CoA transferase family protein — protein MSATNATGGPLAGVKVLELGTLIAGPFAARFLGEFGADVIKIEDPKGGDPLRKWRKLYPEAGGTSLWWAVQARNKKSVTVNLKADEGKEIVRRLAQEADIVIENFRPGLLEKLGLGYDVLSADNPGLVMVRLSGYGQSGPYRDRPGFGAIAESMGGLRHITGYPDLPPPRIGISIGDSIAALHGVIGALMALHHRQVNGGKGQVVDVALYEAVFNMMESVVPEYGVYGMVRERTGASLPGIVPSNTYPCRDGSIVIGGNSDPIFRRLMLAIERDDLANDPSLTHNDGRVPRTAEIDGAIAAWLASRTIDEALAVLNAADVPVGRIYSVADMFTDPQYMARHMIQHFKWQDGRDIALPGVTPKLSDTPGETRWLGPELGEHTDEVLQSLGYDAERIARLHAQQIV, from the coding sequence ATGAGCGCGACGAACGCCACGGGTGGCCCGCTTGCGGGCGTGAAGGTACTCGAACTCGGCACCTTGATTGCGGGTCCGTTCGCGGCGCGTTTTCTCGGCGAATTCGGGGCGGACGTGATCAAGATCGAAGACCCGAAGGGCGGCGATCCGCTGCGCAAATGGCGCAAGCTTTATCCGGAAGCGGGCGGCACGTCGCTGTGGTGGGCGGTGCAGGCGCGTAACAAGAAATCGGTGACGGTGAATCTGAAGGCCGATGAGGGCAAGGAGATCGTGCGTCGGCTCGCGCAGGAAGCGGACATCGTGATCGAGAATTTCCGGCCCGGGCTGCTCGAGAAACTCGGTCTTGGCTACGACGTGCTGTCGGCTGACAACCCCGGACTCGTGATGGTGCGGCTCTCCGGCTATGGCCAGAGTGGGCCGTATCGCGACCGGCCTGGTTTCGGCGCGATCGCTGAGTCGATGGGCGGCTTGCGGCATATCACCGGCTATCCGGATCTGCCGCCGCCGCGCATCGGTATTTCGATCGGCGATTCGATCGCTGCGCTGCATGGCGTGATTGGCGCGCTGATGGCGCTGCATCATCGGCAGGTCAATGGTGGCAAGGGGCAGGTCGTCGACGTCGCGCTGTACGAGGCCGTGTTCAACATGATGGAAAGCGTGGTGCCGGAATACGGCGTGTACGGCATGGTGCGGGAACGCACTGGTGCGTCGTTGCCGGGCATCGTGCCGTCGAATACGTACCCGTGTCGCGACGGCAGCATCGTGATCGGCGGCAACAGCGATCCGATTTTCCGGCGCCTGATGCTCGCGATCGAACGCGACGATCTCGCGAACGATCCGTCGCTTACGCACAACGATGGACGTGTGCCGCGCACGGCGGAAATCGACGGTGCGATCGCCGCGTGGCTCGCGTCCCGCACGATCGACGAAGCGCTCGCCGTGCTGAACGCCGCCGACGTGCCGGTCGGACGGATCTACAGCGTGGCCGACATGTTCACCGACCCGCAATACATGGCGCGGCACATGATCCAGCATTTCAAGTGGCAGGACGGCCGCGACATTGCGTTGCCCGGCGTTACGCCGAAGCTCTCGGACACACCTGGCGAGACGCGCTGGCTCGGACCGGAACTCGGTGAGCATACCGACGAGGTCCTGCAATCGCTCGGTTATGACGCGGAGCGCATTGCGCGGTTGCACGCGCAACAGATCGTTTGA
- a CDS encoding NADPH:quinone oxidoreductase family protein: MRAIRCNEYGPPESLVVEDLPELQPKTGEVVIDVKAASVNFPDVLIIENKYQFKPALPFTPGSEVAGIVRAVGDGVTHVRPGARVVAFTGSGGFAEQAVAPAGACIPLADGIDFAQAAAFTLVYGTSHHAVVDRAALQAGETMLVLGAAGGVGLAAVEIGKALGARVIAAASTDEKLAACVEHGADATINYSREDLRERIKALTDGKGPDVIYDPVGGVYAEPAFRSIGWRGRYLVVGFANGEIPKLPLNLTLLKGASLVGVFWGDFAKREPQRNAAAFKELLGWMQQGKLRPFISARYALEDTGRALRDMAERRVTGKIVIVP; this comes from the coding sequence ATGCGCGCGATTCGCTGCAACGAATATGGGCCGCCGGAGAGCCTGGTCGTCGAAGATCTGCCGGAGCTGCAACCGAAAACCGGCGAAGTCGTCATCGACGTGAAGGCCGCGAGTGTCAATTTTCCCGATGTCCTGATCATCGAAAACAAATACCAGTTCAAGCCGGCGCTGCCGTTCACGCCGGGCTCCGAAGTCGCGGGTATCGTACGTGCAGTCGGCGATGGCGTGACGCATGTTCGCCCTGGCGCGCGCGTCGTCGCGTTCACTGGCTCGGGCGGCTTCGCCGAACAGGCAGTCGCGCCTGCCGGCGCGTGTATTCCGCTCGCCGATGGAATCGATTTCGCGCAGGCCGCGGCCTTCACGCTCGTCTATGGAACCTCGCATCACGCAGTGGTCGATCGTGCCGCGCTACAGGCCGGCGAAACCATGCTCGTGCTCGGTGCGGCGGGCGGCGTTGGACTCGCCGCTGTCGAGATCGGCAAGGCGCTTGGCGCACGTGTCATCGCTGCCGCGTCGACTGACGAAAAGCTCGCGGCCTGTGTCGAACACGGTGCGGATGCAACCATCAACTACAGCCGCGAAGACCTGCGCGAGCGCATCAAGGCGCTAACCGACGGCAAGGGGCCGGACGTGATCTACGATCCGGTCGGCGGGGTCTATGCGGAACCGGCGTTTCGCAGTATCGGTTGGCGTGGGCGCTATCTGGTTGTCGGCTTCGCGAACGGCGAGATTCCGAAGCTGCCGCTCAATCTCACGTTGTTGAAGGGCGCGAGCCTCGTCGGCGTTTTCTGGGGCGATTTTGCGAAACGCGAACCGCAACGCAACGCGGCCGCGTTCAAGGAACTGCTGGGGTGGATGCAGCAAGGCAAGCTGCGGCCCTTCATTTCGGCGCGCTATGCGCTGGAGGATACCGGGCGCGCGTTGCGCGATATGGCTGAGCGGCGTGTGACGGGCAAGATCGTCATCGTGCCGTAG
- the surE gene encoding 5'/3'-nucleotidase SurE — protein sequence MRILLSNDDGYLAPGLAALYEALKPLADVTVMAPEQNCSGASNSLTLSRPLSVLRAPNGFYYVNGTPTDSVHVALTGMLDHTPDLVVSGINNGQNMGEDTLYSGTVAAATEGIMFGVPAIAFSLVDKDWVHLEDATRVAAEIVAHYLQAPLPGHPLLNVNIPNLPYAQLRDWQVTRLGKRHPSQPVIRQTNPRGEPIYWIGPSGSARDASEGTDFHAVANGHVSITPLQLDLTHTHMLPAAREWARAGSGAS from the coding sequence ATGCGAATCCTACTCAGCAATGACGACGGTTATCTGGCGCCCGGCCTTGCTGCGCTCTATGAAGCGCTGAAGCCGCTCGCTGACGTCACCGTGATGGCACCCGAGCAGAACTGCAGCGGCGCGTCGAACTCGCTGACGCTGTCGCGGCCGCTATCGGTGCTGCGCGCGCCGAACGGCTTCTATTACGTGAACGGTACGCCCACCGACTCCGTGCACGTCGCGTTGACCGGCATGCTCGATCACACGCCCGATCTCGTCGTATCCGGTATCAACAATGGCCAGAACATGGGCGAGGATACGTTGTACTCGGGTACGGTCGCTGCGGCGACCGAAGGCATCATGTTCGGCGTGCCTGCCATCGCGTTTTCGCTCGTCGACAAAGACTGGGTGCATCTCGAAGACGCGACCCGCGTCGCCGCGGAAATCGTCGCGCATTATCTGCAGGCGCCGTTGCCCGGTCATCCGCTGCTGAACGTCAATATCCCCAATCTGCCGTATGCACAATTGCGCGACTGGCAGGTGACACGGCTTGGCAAACGCCATCCGTCGCAACCGGTCATCCGCCAGACCAACCCGCGCGGCGAACCGATCTACTGGATCGGTCCTTCCGGCAGCGCACGCGATGCCAGCGAAGGCACCGATTTCCACGCAGTCGCCAACGGCCACGTGTCGATTACGCCGTTGCAACTCGATCTGACCCACACTCATATGCTGCCCGCGGCGCGCGAATGGGCGCGCGCCGGGAGCGGTGCTTCATGA
- a CDS encoding protein-L-isoaspartate(D-aspartate) O-methyltransferase — translation MSGERAKRFPLGLEDLVREPRKPEGRSGELRASGVSGASVTSGHSATDSRPGTARVPSGARTEVASHRAARHPVKTPERSTAPNVALNGAQALTSERVRERMVERLRTNGVTDPRVLHAMSVVPRHMFVDPGLATQAYEDAALPIGHHQTISKPSVVARMIELAAAGRTLASVLEIGTGCGYQAAVLSQVARDVYSIERIKPLYERAKINLRPLRIPNIRLHYGDGRLGLPSAAPFDAIVIAAAGLDVPQALLEQLTIGGRLVAPVGTQGGPAQVLTLVERTGPAQWRESRLDRVFFVPLKSGVI, via the coding sequence ATGAGCGGCGAACGCGCGAAGCGCTTTCCGCTGGGGCTCGAGGATCTGGTGCGCGAGCCGCGCAAGCCCGAAGGGCGATCCGGCGAACTGCGCGCGTCCGGTGTGTCGGGCGCATCGGTCACCTCAGGTCACAGCGCGACGGACTCGCGCCCGGGCACGGCACGTGTGCCGTCCGGCGCACGCACGGAAGTTGCGAGCCATCGCGCCGCGCGTCATCCGGTGAAGACACCGGAGCGCAGCACCGCGCCGAATGTCGCCTTGAATGGCGCGCAGGCGCTGACTTCGGAACGGGTGCGCGAGCGCATGGTCGAACGCCTGCGCACGAACGGCGTGACCGATCCGCGCGTGCTGCATGCGATGTCGGTGGTGCCGCGCCACATGTTCGTCGATCCGGGGCTCGCCACGCAGGCTTACGAAGACGCCGCGCTGCCGATCGGTCATCACCAGACGATCTCGAAACCTTCGGTGGTCGCACGCATGATCGAACTCGCGGCAGCCGGCCGGACGCTTGCGAGCGTGCTCGAAATCGGTACCGGTTGCGGCTATCAGGCGGCGGTGCTGAGTCAGGTGGCGCGCGACGTGTATTCGATTGAACGCATCAAACCGCTTTACGAACGCGCCAAGATCAATCTGCGTCCGTTGCGCATCCCGAACATCCGGCTGCATTACGGCGACGGGCGGCTCGGGTTGCCGTCGGCCGCACCGTTCGATGCGATCGTGATTGCCGCTGCAGGGCTTGATGTGCCGCAGGCGCTGCTCGAACAACTGACGATCGGCGGCCGGCTCGTCGCACCGGTCGGCACGCAGGGCGGGCCGGCGCAGGTGCTGACGCTCGTCGAGCGCACCGGGCCCGCGCAATGGCGCGAGTCGCGGCTTGATCGCGTTTTCTTTGTACCCTTAAAATCCGGAGTGATTTGA